The Amycolatopsis sp. 195334CR genome window below encodes:
- a CDS encoding DUF6079 family protein — protein sequence MAEEVYLRDVLHMPEEVNRGDFKIDLTKGFTATDELVGNYVVTDQLRGAFNQALALLRTAVRDGNSHAAYLHGSYGSGKSHFMTVLHAVLNGNDKAREKPELRKVVAEHDEWLAGRKFLMVPFHLIGAVDLDAAILGGYVKYVQDALPGKPVPAVFRADAMLTDARNLRAAVGDTKFAEMLGGEDADLSDPADLEPLEGPPGTWSTVELDNAFSSQPGDPRRDALVSALLSGPMASYSRGALGDKDAYLPLENGLSVISRHAQQLGYDGIVLFLDELILWLQGYLSRRDFVNVQVNKLVKLIESGDSDRPVPIISFVSRQRDLGTLIGSDIMGSEVSNLEQQVQYLAERFDTINLEDRNLPAIVKERVLKPRPEKAHLLDAAFKSIESTKSSVKDALLDANGATHSDWSDFRDVYPISPALLNVLVALSGALQRERTGLKLLQDMLHRRRADMKLGDLIPLGDLWDVLAEDTTAAFTDKLRADAAAGQRFHSRVRRYLENKYGSTTDPRFVADERLIKTLLLASLAPDVSALTRLTGQRLAALNYGSITSRTAQPGDLAITRLGDLKTEFGELRSDGDENPVFSLHLSDLDIEPLLDNANEADDAANRRKWLRRQLWEAMGVKDTGDFVCEREIVWRGTKRTAEFVFENVRDPQAMPDFQFRPSLDGVIRFIVDYPFDDPDRSPRQDAERVEQLKQHGHEHLTLVWLPTFWSEQRHNQLGRLLKINNLLERGRLEAVAANRSAEDRIRLRTQLEVHKENLTSSLRGVLAQLYGLSRGDNSNLRDPEGEPGRVLSLFPQHAPRLHVGAPFEYNVLELADGILGAKYRNHPDFDPKKERKAVTIGELRTALNWITRAAEQGGRVELERNQLAQMRKIVHPLGLGEVHDGPLTLSYDWRTRIEQHAARKQVAGDYSVDDIRRWLDELEYAGLDKPVANLIIATYALLADRAWIRETIPQDAPDIGNIGSGWALRAQELPSEEEFAAARARAGAILGVSAPAARFTRNITKLANGVIEQVSKHEQVVHRLYEALNKHASELGIEPSSPRVITVRAGADLLAKLIGITDSTKLIRTLAHLPNPDDDEALAKTISSAQEVLSALEGADFELLRTIRPYLDRSDGIRDRTERLMTDIAETAQADERTRQLGPKLQGFRPIAMKIIQDATAGPGPGPTPPPAPPPAPQARQTRRMTADAPPAKLAETMDDVRRSVSEFAREHPGQEIEISWRVVDGKA from the coding sequence ATGGCCGAGGAGGTCTATCTCCGGGATGTGCTGCACATGCCGGAAGAGGTCAACCGGGGCGACTTCAAGATCGACCTGACCAAGGGGTTTACCGCTACCGACGAGCTGGTCGGCAACTACGTCGTCACTGACCAACTCCGCGGCGCCTTCAACCAGGCGCTCGCCCTGCTGCGCACGGCGGTGCGCGACGGCAACTCGCACGCCGCCTACCTGCACGGCTCGTACGGTTCCGGTAAGAGCCACTTCATGACCGTGCTGCACGCGGTCCTGAACGGCAACGACAAAGCACGGGAGAAACCCGAGCTGCGAAAAGTCGTCGCCGAGCACGACGAGTGGCTGGCAGGCCGCAAGTTCCTCATGGTGCCGTTTCACCTGATCGGAGCCGTCGACCTGGACGCGGCGATTCTCGGCGGCTACGTCAAGTACGTGCAGGACGCCCTGCCAGGCAAACCGGTCCCCGCGGTGTTCCGGGCCGACGCGATGCTCACAGATGCCAGGAATCTGCGCGCCGCGGTGGGCGACACCAAGTTCGCGGAGATGCTCGGCGGCGAGGACGCCGACCTTTCCGACCCCGCCGACCTCGAACCTCTCGAAGGGCCGCCCGGCACCTGGAGCACCGTCGAACTCGACAACGCGTTCAGCTCCCAGCCCGGAGATCCGCGGCGGGACGCACTGGTGTCCGCGCTGCTGTCCGGGCCGATGGCGTCCTACTCCCGTGGCGCACTGGGCGACAAGGACGCCTACCTCCCGCTGGAGAACGGCCTCTCCGTCATCAGCAGGCACGCGCAGCAGCTCGGTTACGACGGCATCGTGCTGTTTCTCGATGAGCTGATCCTGTGGCTGCAGGGATACCTGTCCCGCCGCGACTTCGTCAACGTCCAAGTGAACAAGCTGGTCAAACTGATCGAGTCCGGCGACAGTGATCGGCCGGTGCCGATCATCTCCTTCGTCTCCCGGCAGCGTGACCTCGGCACCCTCATCGGCTCGGACATCATGGGCTCCGAGGTCAGCAACCTCGAACAGCAGGTCCAGTACCTCGCCGAGCGGTTCGACACGATCAACCTCGAGGACCGCAACCTCCCCGCGATCGTCAAGGAGCGCGTACTCAAGCCACGCCCGGAGAAGGCCCACCTGCTCGACGCGGCTTTCAAAAGCATCGAGTCGACCAAGTCCAGCGTCAAGGACGCGCTGCTCGACGCGAACGGCGCGACGCACTCGGACTGGTCGGACTTCCGCGACGTCTATCCGATCTCGCCGGCGTTGCTCAACGTGCTGGTGGCGTTGTCCGGCGCGCTCCAACGCGAGCGCACCGGGCTCAAACTGCTGCAAGACATGCTGCACCGGCGGCGGGCTGATATGAAGCTGGGCGACCTCATCCCGCTCGGCGATCTGTGGGACGTCCTGGCCGAGGACACGACCGCCGCCTTCACCGACAAACTACGCGCCGACGCGGCGGCAGGACAGCGTTTCCACAGCAGGGTTCGCCGCTATCTGGAGAACAAGTACGGCTCAACCACCGACCCCCGCTTTGTCGCCGACGAACGGCTGATCAAGACCCTGCTGCTGGCCTCTCTTGCGCCCGACGTGTCCGCACTGACCCGGCTCACCGGCCAGCGGCTCGCCGCACTGAACTACGGGTCGATCACCTCGCGCACCGCCCAGCCGGGCGACCTGGCAATCACTCGGCTGGGTGACCTCAAGACCGAGTTCGGCGAACTGCGCAGCGACGGCGACGAGAACCCGGTGTTCAGTCTGCACCTGTCCGACCTCGACATCGAGCCACTGCTGGACAATGCCAACGAGGCGGACGATGCCGCCAACCGCCGTAAGTGGCTGCGCCGCCAACTCTGGGAAGCGATGGGTGTCAAGGACACCGGCGACTTCGTGTGTGAACGCGAGATCGTCTGGCGTGGCACCAAGCGAACTGCCGAGTTCGTGTTCGAGAACGTCCGCGACCCGCAGGCGATGCCGGACTTCCAGTTCCGGCCCAGCCTCGATGGGGTGATCCGGTTCATCGTCGACTACCCCTTCGACGACCCCGACCGCTCACCCCGGCAGGACGCCGAACGTGTCGAGCAGCTCAAGCAGCACGGTCACGAACACCTGACCCTGGTGTGGCTGCCGACCTTCTGGTCCGAACAGCGCCATAACCAGCTCGGCCGACTACTGAAGATCAACAACCTGCTCGAGCGCGGCAGGCTCGAAGCGGTCGCGGCGAACCGGTCGGCCGAGGACCGGATCCGGCTACGCACCCAGCTCGAAGTGCACAAGGAGAACCTCACATCGAGCCTGCGCGGTGTGCTCGCCCAGCTCTACGGGCTCTCCCGCGGTGACAATTCGAACCTGCGCGACCCCGAGGGCGAGCCCGGCCGGGTACTCAGTCTGTTCCCGCAGCACGCTCCACGACTGCACGTCGGCGCCCCGTTCGAGTACAACGTGCTCGAACTCGCAGACGGCATCCTCGGCGCGAAATACCGGAACCATCCGGACTTCGATCCCAAGAAGGAACGCAAGGCTGTCACTATCGGTGAACTGCGCACCGCGCTGAACTGGATCACCAGGGCGGCCGAGCAGGGCGGCCGGGTCGAGCTGGAGCGGAACCAGCTCGCCCAGATGCGTAAGATCGTGCATCCGCTCGGGCTGGGCGAAGTTCACGACGGGCCGTTGACGCTGAGCTACGACTGGCGCACCCGCATCGAGCAGCACGCGGCGAGGAAGCAGGTCGCGGGCGACTACTCGGTAGACGACATCCGGCGCTGGCTCGACGAGCTCGAGTACGCCGGCCTCGACAAACCGGTCGCGAACCTGATCATCGCCACGTACGCGTTGCTCGCCGACCGCGCCTGGATCCGCGAGACCATCCCGCAGGATGCCCCGGACATCGGCAACATCGGCTCCGGCTGGGCGCTGCGTGCGCAGGAGCTGCCCAGTGAAGAGGAGTTCGCGGCAGCCCGTGCCCGGGCGGGCGCGATCCTCGGTGTGTCCGCGCCCGCGGCCCGGTTCACCCGCAACATCACCAAGCTGGCCAACGGTGTGATCGAGCAGGTCAGCAAGCACGAGCAGGTGGTGCACCGCCTGTACGAAGCCCTGAACAAGCATGCTTCCGAGCTCGGGATCGAACCGTCGTCACCACGGGTGATAACGGTGAGAGCAGGCGCGGACCTGCTCGCCAAGCTGATCGGCATCACGGACTCGACGAAGCTGATCAGGACGCTGGCGCACCTGCCGAACCCGGACGACGACGAGGCGCTGGCCAAGACGATCTCGTCGGCCCAAGAGGTCCTGAGCGCGCTCGAAGGCGCCGATTTCGAGCTGCTGCGAACGATCAGGCCGTATCTCGACCGCTCCGACGGCATCCGGGATCGCACCGAACGCCTCATGACCGATATCGCGGAGACAGCACAGGCCGACGAGAGAACGCGGCAACTTGGCCCCAAGTTGCAGGGCTTCCGTCCGATCGCGATGAAGATCATTCAGGACGCTACCGCCGGGCCTGGCCCAGGTCCGACACCACCTCCGGCCCCGCCTCCCGCGCCGCAAGCCCGGCAGACACGCCGGATGACGGCCGACGCACCTCCGGCGAAGTTGGCTGAGACGATGGACGACGTGCGGCGGTCGGTGAGCGAGTTCGCCAGGGAACACCCAGGCCAGGAGATCGAGATCTCCTGGCGTGTCGTCGACGGGAAAGCCTGA
- the pglZ gene encoding BREX-2 system phosphatase PglZ produces MARVPFVTRAGIESLLTQHRTELDKRPGRCLVLVHGRYEPGERAEFRLKPVGGEQGERAVRVTDQPSVLGIAAEWLDYQETGADSGVLVVTTGVDPDELDWDLRGHALDTGLLRVDPVEILKFRFGANRLDPRVWQSGWLVQALLDAEPTGGWPRRGGVLTYDNALLALVGQRLGVDAAALDLDRLLDWSRGAGAARWGDLDTAERDGIRDWLVERLGPAAETVLTLVSAGRGRDALALGVVGTALADPSLPRDALVSVGGLFPSIRSDAVEAFSSAVDGTLSRWITAAGPEDSQACHDVLALLERADELARQAGLGEALSGSTLLPSAWRARLRALATALPDPKAASLALGELRRHRLADLLTSQRATATMAVRLARWLSTPDPGVPSVAVGVRQQVTEWGWVDYAIAVLWAGDAAVEPVSARAYHDLCEQAVARRAGSDEEFSHRLVSWVPHARAQLSEGALLIEDVLTAVAVPLAGNTAPVVVVLDGMSASAAVQLGDELGRRPNWQEATPASGTRLAAVSAFPSITTASRPSLLCGRPVAGGQPTEKDGFAVFWKRHHKLARLFHENEVGGGAGMSLNPELVAALAGEEVIGVVLNTIDDTLGPGREGEGTTWRLQDIRYLNTLLTQARSYGRPVVLTSDHGHVLERGRAVGPSSATGEYGARWRTGTAADGEVELRGPRVLEGNGKVVLPWREDLRYTQKRAGYHGGAALAEVSIPVLVLLPSVDGLPGGWTGLAPEQTTPSWWWDAPEPVTEMTTSVPKPSRKKPKSVPDGPGLFDRLLAETPASTPASPQSIGQEVVKSKIFGSQKAFVRRAPDVEVIAAVIDCLVEAGGKLSLAAIAATAGKAARNIDGFLATVQRLLNVESYPVFELIDGGRTVELNIEMLRTQFQLDKP; encoded by the coding sequence ATGGCCCGGGTTCCTTTTGTCACGCGGGCGGGGATCGAGTCCCTGCTCACGCAACACAGAACCGAGCTGGACAAGCGGCCGGGTCGATGCCTGGTGCTCGTCCACGGCCGGTATGAGCCGGGGGAACGTGCCGAGTTCCGGCTGAAGCCTGTCGGAGGTGAGCAGGGCGAGCGGGCCGTGCGCGTGACCGACCAGCCCTCGGTGCTGGGTATCGCGGCCGAATGGCTGGACTACCAGGAAACCGGAGCCGACTCGGGTGTGCTGGTGGTGACCACCGGGGTGGATCCCGACGAGCTCGACTGGGACCTACGGGGACATGCGCTCGACACCGGCCTGTTGCGAGTCGACCCGGTCGAGATCCTGAAGTTCCGGTTCGGCGCCAACCGGCTGGATCCCCGAGTGTGGCAGTCCGGCTGGCTGGTCCAGGCGCTGCTCGACGCCGAACCCACGGGTGGCTGGCCGCGCCGGGGTGGCGTGCTGACCTACGACAACGCCCTGCTCGCGCTCGTCGGACAGCGACTCGGCGTCGATGCCGCGGCCCTCGACCTGGACCGGCTGCTCGACTGGTCACGGGGCGCCGGAGCGGCCCGATGGGGCGATCTGGACACCGCCGAACGTGACGGCATCCGCGACTGGCTGGTCGAGCGCCTCGGTCCCGCCGCGGAGACCGTGCTCACCTTGGTCTCGGCTGGTCGAGGGCGTGACGCCTTGGCACTGGGCGTGGTCGGCACGGCACTCGCTGATCCCTCCCTGCCGCGCGACGCACTGGTGTCGGTCGGCGGGCTTTTCCCCAGCATCCGCTCGGATGCAGTCGAAGCCTTCTCGTCGGCGGTCGACGGCACGCTGAGCCGGTGGATCACCGCGGCGGGACCTGAGGACTCCCAGGCATGCCACGACGTGCTCGCCTTGCTCGAACGTGCCGACGAGCTGGCTCGCCAAGCCGGTCTCGGCGAGGCGTTGTCCGGCAGCACTCTGCTCCCCTCCGCCTGGCGAGCACGCCTTCGCGCCTTGGCCACGGCACTCCCCGACCCGAAGGCGGCGAGCCTCGCACTCGGCGAGCTCCGCCGACATCGGTTGGCCGACCTGTTGACCTCCCAGAGGGCCACCGCGACCATGGCCGTCCGGTTGGCACGGTGGCTGTCGACACCGGACCCAGGTGTCCCGTCCGTGGCCGTGGGCGTCCGGCAGCAGGTCACCGAATGGGGCTGGGTCGACTACGCTATCGCCGTGCTGTGGGCCGGTGATGCGGCAGTCGAGCCGGTGAGTGCTAGGGCCTATCACGACCTCTGTGAGCAGGCGGTCGCCCGTCGCGCCGGTTCCGACGAAGAGTTCTCGCACCGCTTGGTTTCGTGGGTACCGCACGCCCGCGCACAGCTCTCGGAAGGCGCATTGCTGATCGAAGACGTGCTGACGGCGGTCGCGGTCCCGCTGGCCGGTAACACGGCACCCGTCGTTGTCGTGCTCGACGGCATGAGCGCCTCGGCTGCGGTACAGCTGGGCGACGAGCTGGGGCGCCGACCGAACTGGCAGGAGGCTACCCCTGCATCCGGCACCCGGCTGGCTGCGGTGTCGGCGTTTCCGTCGATCACCACAGCGAGCAGGCCGTCCCTACTGTGTGGAAGACCCGTCGCGGGTGGCCAGCCGACGGAGAAGGACGGCTTCGCCGTCTTCTGGAAGAGGCACCACAAGCTAGCCCGGTTGTTCCACGAGAACGAGGTCGGCGGTGGAGCAGGCATGAGCCTCAACCCCGAGCTGGTCGCGGCCCTGGCCGGGGAGGAGGTCATCGGTGTCGTGCTCAACACCATCGACGACACGCTCGGCCCCGGTCGCGAGGGCGAGGGGACGACCTGGCGCCTCCAGGACATCCGGTATCTGAACACCCTGCTCACCCAGGCACGTAGCTACGGGCGCCCGGTCGTGCTGACCTCCGACCACGGGCACGTACTGGAGCGTGGCCGCGCGGTCGGCCCTTCCTCAGCGACTGGCGAATACGGCGCGCGGTGGCGGACCGGAACGGCCGCCGACGGCGAAGTCGAACTGCGCGGTCCACGGGTTCTCGAAGGGAACGGCAAGGTCGTCCTGCCGTGGCGCGAAGATCTCCGATACACGCAGAAGCGTGCGGGCTATCACGGTGGCGCGGCTCTGGCCGAGGTCAGCATCCCTGTCCTAGTCCTGTTGCCCTCGGTCGACGGGCTCCCGGGCGGCTGGACCGGGCTCGCGCCCGAGCAGACGACGCCTTCGTGGTGGTGGGACGCCCCGGAGCCGGTGACCGAGATGACCACCTCAGTTCCCAAACCGTCACGCAAGAAGCCGAAGTCTGTTCCCGACGGCCCCGGCCTGTTCGACCGCCTCCTGGCGGAGACCCCCGCGTCAACTCCAGCGTCGCCGCAGAGCATCGGCCAGGAAGTGGTCAAGTCGAAGATCTTCGGCTCGCAGAAGGCTTTTGTCCGCAGGGCTCCCGACGTCGAGGTGATCGCCGCGGTGATCGACTGCCTTGTCGAAGCGGGCGGCAAACTGTCACTCGCCGCGATCGCCGCGACAGCGGGCAAAGCGGCCCGGAACATCGACGGGTTCCTCGCCACCGTTCAGCGTCTGCTCAACGTCGAGAGTTATCCGGTGTTCGAGCTCATCGATGGCGGTCGGACCGTGGAGCTCAATATCGAGATGCTGCGTACGCAGTTTCAGTTGGATAAGCCGTGA
- the brxD gene encoding BREX system ATP-binding protein BrxD, protein MTPASAVRRREVVDALRRGTVPQSGLDLFAVGLDRFARALDDDLDTIKRGGAAFHAIRGEYGSGKTFFARWLAERAKRAGLATSEIQISESETPLHRLETVYRRLSERLATSTHQPSALRPVIDSWFYTLEEEVLDTGEVDEDDEDAVAEAVDTLMERRLGDVARTTPAFASALRGYRRAKRADDAATGEAVIAWLGGQKSVAASAKRAAGVRGDLDHFGALGFLQGMLTVLKDCGHPGLLVVLDEIETLQRVRGDVREKGLNALRQLLDEIDTGRFPGLFLVITGTPAFFDGQQGVQRLPPLAQRLATDFTTDARFDNPRAVQLRLPGFDLDRLGELGRNVRNLYVGDAREPERIAARVDDAYIDDLAGAVTGRMGGRVGVVPRVFLRKLVQDVLDRVDEHEEFNPRVHYPVTVKSSELSEEERNAVADADDIDLDLP, encoded by the coding sequence GTGACGCCGGCCAGCGCGGTACGCCGTCGTGAGGTCGTCGACGCGCTACGTCGCGGCACGGTCCCCCAGTCCGGGTTGGACCTGTTCGCGGTCGGGCTCGACCGGTTCGCCAGGGCGCTTGACGATGATCTCGACACGATCAAGCGCGGCGGCGCGGCCTTCCACGCGATCCGCGGTGAATACGGCTCGGGCAAGACGTTCTTTGCGCGCTGGCTTGCCGAACGAGCGAAGCGAGCCGGGCTGGCGACCAGCGAGATCCAGATCTCGGAGAGCGAAACCCCGTTGCACCGCCTCGAAACCGTGTACCGACGGCTGTCCGAGCGGCTGGCGACCTCCACTCACCAGCCGAGCGCGTTGCGACCGGTGATCGACTCCTGGTTCTACACACTCGAAGAAGAGGTCCTCGACACCGGCGAAGTCGATGAGGATGACGAAGACGCCGTCGCCGAAGCAGTGGACACGCTGATGGAGCGCCGCCTGGGCGACGTAGCCAGAACGACCCCCGCGTTCGCCTCCGCGCTCCGTGGATACCGTCGCGCGAAGCGCGCCGACGATGCCGCAACCGGAGAAGCGGTTATCGCCTGGCTGGGCGGGCAGAAGTCGGTAGCGGCGTCCGCGAAGCGGGCTGCCGGAGTACGCGGGGACCTCGACCACTTCGGCGCGCTCGGTTTTCTCCAAGGCATGCTGACCGTGCTGAAGGATTGCGGCCACCCCGGCCTGCTGGTTGTGCTCGACGAGATCGAGACCCTGCAACGCGTTCGCGGTGACGTGCGGGAGAAAGGCCTCAACGCACTCCGGCAGTTGCTGGACGAGATCGACACCGGCCGCTTCCCCGGGCTGTTCCTGGTGATCACCGGCACTCCGGCATTCTTCGACGGGCAGCAGGGCGTGCAGCGCCTGCCACCGCTGGCGCAACGGCTCGCGACCGACTTCACCACCGACGCCCGGTTCGACAATCCGCGCGCGGTCCAGCTCCGGCTGCCCGGGTTCGACTTGGATCGTCTGGGGGAGCTGGGCCGGAACGTCCGCAACCTCTACGTCGGCGACGCCAGGGAGCCCGAACGGATCGCCGCGCGCGTGGACGATGCCTACATCGACGATCTGGCGGGGGCCGTGACCGGGCGAATGGGCGGCCGGGTGGGTGTCGTTCCGCGCGTTTTCCTCCGCAAGCTCGTCCAGGACGTGCTCGACCGGGTCGACGAACACGAAGAATTCAACCCTCGGGTGCACTACCCGGTGACCGTGAAGAGCTCCGAGCTCTCAGAGGAGGAACGCAACGCCGTCGCAGACGCGGACGACATCGACCTGGACCTCCCGTGA